One genomic segment of Theobroma cacao cultivar B97-61/B2 chromosome 6, Criollo_cocoa_genome_V2, whole genome shotgun sequence includes these proteins:
- the LOC108662434 gene encoding uncharacterized protein LOC108662434, with protein MDTIVNLSTKECSCGEFHSDLLPYRHAMAAISKCKRAATEFCLDYYKTRSWVEGYAFPIHPVGHPSEWDIPDDVQQNVVWPPSWRGQTGRPKRKRIPLVGEGSGQHRCSQCKSYGHNRQNFRTSFASLSTNRETSSAQPIALRR; from the exons ATGGACACAATCGTGAACCTCTCCACCAAGGAGTGTTCATGCGGTGAGTTCCACTCTGATCTACTCCCTTACAGGCATGCCATGGCGGCAATAAG TAAGTGCAAACGTGCAGCCACTGAATTTTGCTTGGACTATTACAAGACTCGGTCTTGGGTGGAGGGATATGCATTTCCCATTCACCCGGTTGGGCATCCCagtgagtgggacatccccGATGACGTTCAACAAAATGTCGTTTGGCCACCAAGTTGGCGAGGTCAAACAGGAAGACCTAAGAGGAAAAGGATTCCATTAGTTGGGGAAGGCAGCGGACAACATAGATGTTCACAATGCAAGAGCTATGGTCATAATAGACAAAATTTTCGAACTTCGTTTGCATCTCTATCGACAAACCGGGAAACATCATCTGCTCAGCCGATAGCTCTACGACGTTGA